The DNA window TTGTTCAGATATCATTCAGAGCCTGATTTATGCAACATTTTAAAGCTAAAgctttttttatggctgttgacAGTATATTCTGATTTATAGAGTGATCAAAAGAGCTATCCAAAATCCCCTCTGTAAAAACGTTTgactctaaaataaaaaaataaaaaaaataaataaataaaaaattggaATCTGGCTTTATTCACATTTCTGTTCTGTAAATGTATGCACATTAGCACATATTTAGCCAGATAATGCCTCATGATCATATTTCAACATAACATTTCAAACAACTTTAAGTATATAAAACATATTGTCTTAATGTGAGTAATCAACTGGataagtttcatggtgatatgtGTTAGTTAAAATGTTTGACCCTATTCACCTGCAGTGTCTCCCACTAATTCTTCAACATTTCTTCAAGTTGCTTCGACACCTAAATAGTTTTTAActgctcattaatgttttaTGTGAAGCCCTTTGAATTGGCTTGTTGTTGAAATGTGAtataaactcagcaaaaaaagaaacgtccctttttcaggacactgtattttaaagatacttttgtaaaaatcaaaataactttggagatcttcattgtaaagggtttaaacaatgttttccatGCTTCTTCAAGTAACCATAAACAATTAatgaacatgcacctgttgaatggtcgaaaagacaataacagcttgcaggcggtaggcaattaaggtcacagttaaaagaaaatgaggaaagtaaagagacctttctactgactctgagaaacaccaaaagaaagacGTCGAGGGTCCTTACTAATCTGCATGAACGTGCCTTAGGCATGGGGCAAGGAGGCAtgaggacagcagatgtggcCAGGGCAATACATTGCAATGTCCCTACTGTGAGACGCCTAACACAGCActacagggagacaggaagcacagctgatcgtcctcgcagtggcagaccacgtgtaacatcacctgcataggatcggtacatccgaatatcacacctgcgggacaggtacaggatggcttgttgttaaatcttttaatgttcatgcaaatatttgcatatgttaagtttgcttaaaatataaaagcagttgaaagtgacaggacgtttctttttttgctgagtaaaCAAAAGCTGCCTTGCCAGACTTCATTTGTATCAATACAGTTTGGATTTCTTTCATTACCCAGgattcaaaacggtcaaaactCCCTCTAACCATGTAATAGCTGCCGTGCTTGTTTTGTATCTGCAGAGTGACGTGGCTCACACGCTGGGTGTGTGCCACAGGGTGCACCTGTTGAACCGGATAGTGTCCTGGGTGGAGGAGATCGAGGCCCGCTCCTGCACCGCTGTGCACGTGGCCGACTCCACGCTGGGCGGCGTGCCCACCCGAGTCTTCCAGCCAAAGGGGGGGAAGCAGCTGAAGAGGGGAGTCATATATTTCCACGGTGGAGGATGGGTGCTTGGCAGCGGGCGTGAGTTTTGATTTGAAAAACTCTGAAAGCTGCAGAAAAGGAGGAAACTTCATCCCTGTATTAAACTAATATGACATATAACACGTACATTATTGTTGACATGATATCAGTGTGACTTATTGTGTCTACCTGCTTCGCAGGGATGCGATCGTATGACCTTCTTTGTCGGAAAATGGCGGAGGAGCTGGACTCTGTCATCATGTCTGTGGAGTAAGTTCTGTCACATTACAGCAAAATCAATGCTGGAATTAATCTATTAGTGATTATCTAATGGCAAATATTGCCAAAATAGACAAATAGTCATTgttttcttagttttttttttaataaagttggGAATTAAGAGTTTacaaaacaagagaaaaacTGCCCTTGGACAAATGGATGGAGTTCAGTTCTCATGAAGATGGTTTAGCCAATGAAAGATGTGAGATGTGGATGAAAGCTCCTTAAAAAAAGTAAGTGGACCTTTAGataagatttcttttttttaaaaaggagaaaatctgaatttaaaaatgacaatttgGACTTTATGAATGACTTTAATGGGGTCTGGCAGTCAAACGTATTTCGTTTTTGTcaatttctgtcactttttattAAAGCATAAACTGAGCTGTAGTTGCTGCAAAGAATATTGTTTACAGTAACCTGAACAGTATCTACTTACATCAGAGTTTAAATTAGATGCTTGGGGACATAAAATCTGAAGGAAaattcatttaaacaaatcggtaaaatctgaaaatgttaaGCCTTTTCTAAACAGGTAGGCTGAGGAACAAACACTGCTCTGGCTTTTAATCCTGCTTCAAAGTATTATGTGAAATAATAATGTTGTCTTCCTATGATATCTTGTTGCTGCAGTTACCGTCTCGCTCCAGAAGCGGTGTTCCCAGATCAGTACCACGATGCGTTAGCGGCATCGCGGGCCTTCCTGTCGGCTCAGGTTTTAGAGCGCTACAGCATCGATCcggagagggtgtgtgtgtctggggacAGCGCTGGGGGAAACCTGGCTGCCGCTGTGGCGCAGGAGGTAgagaagcaaacacacacacaacacacacacatctcacttCATATTAGCAGTTAATTAAGTCTTCATCTAAAAGCATAACAGAGAGGTAAGCAGTCATTCCCACGTTTTCCATTCATTGCATTCTGTTAGCGTCGTGGCGACTTTGGAGAGACAGAGCGTCGAGTTGCCTGCTTCTCATTTGCGTAAAGTTGAATCCAGActactttatgcaaatcaggggcGTCCAGCTCGACTTGCCGCCTCTCAAAAACTCACGAAAATCTCTTAAATGACAAAtcaggctcaaaatagcaccatacttccacggtagcataatgagggtccctgcatgtaaaccaaagcattgacaacttcggtcgttcgactggtcgtgactgttttcccaagatggcgcctgcctgtatacgtgaacgctactgtctttctaaacttcttctttttaataaactgtctgtacacttacaaagtgcttcagtttacatgtagggaccctcattatgctaccgtggaagtgtggtgctattttgagccttgttagtggtatagaaatagagatttctttttttacctgtGCCCTGACGacgcgttataagctaattagcagtttgcgctaaaactgggcacattcgattagcatgaaagcatatcccagagaacgattGACTCAgtacaaatgtgttattaacccctaggttcattttgcgccggatttgtcctttaaaccGACCATTGTCGATCTAAAATgatgacagattcagcagcCGCAGCttatttctcgcataaaatgttttccgaaacacattttcctttctttttgtaAAATTAGCTAAAGTTTTCAAATGAGCCGCCATgttggtctgttttgaaatacGGGAGCAGACAGCCCACGAGtgaagcgttcgtccaatcaggtgcagccatcgcGGGTGTAGGAGGCTGTagtctgttttctttgcttgtcagcaATCATTGAAGAGTAATTGATATCTGCTAGTGGAGAGCTCGTAAAGCGTCAAATGCATGGAAGCGAGGCGAACCATGCCGTCAAAAAACGGAGCTAGGAGCTGCTGGTAACGATCCTGTCTTAACCAGATAGAAGCAGCTGTCTGTTTGGTAAAGTCTCGTGGTCAAAATGTGGGCTAGTTCAGTTTCTAGCACTCCAGGAATGCCATTAGTTTGGGTTTCAGTTAGGAATTTTAGAGAAACATTATACTTGAGAGGCTTTTTACACTCTGACAACCTGACAGTTAGGGGTGAAACACTGAATGATTGGAAGAGGGAAGATAAAAGGCACTATGTGTggaattttaaacatttttttactttggCTTTTTACTCTGCTACCCTCCCTTCGCTGATCTAAAGGACACTGAGATTAATTTGCTAAGAGGAACACAGAGAGTCACCAACTTgtctaataaaaaacaaacatacaccaTCAGAATTTAAAAGATGCTGTAAGTATTGACCCAAAGTGATCAGCAAGCAGCTCTTTCAGTTTAAAACTAACTATTGAAGTTGATGTTGTCCCTCAGAAGAACTCATGTCTGCTGAATCTCACACCTGACTGTGTCCACAGCTCAGCTCAGATGACAGTCTGACAGCGAAGTTTAAGGTCCAGGCGTTGATCTATCCGGTGCTGCAGGCGCTCGACTTCTACACCCCGTCCTACCAGCAGAACCGGGCCGTGCCCATCCTCTACAGGCCCGTCATGGCTCGTTTCTGGCTGCAGTACCTGGGTGCCGACATGTCCCTGGAGCCCCTCCTGCTCGCCAACAACCACAGCTCCCTGGACCAGCCGGCCATCAGCGGCAGCACCCGCTCCAAGCTGGACTGGACTGCTTTGCTCCCGGCCGAACGCAAGAAGCACTTTCGTCCGGTTGTGAAAGAGACGGGATCGCCGGGGGTGATGGGTAAGGTACCGCAGCTGATGGACGTGAGGGCGGCACCGCTGCTGGCGGAACAGGGGGTTCTGGGTAGGACGCCTAAAGCCTACGTGATGACTTGTGAGTTTGACGTGCTGAGGGATGACGGGTTGATGTACGTCAGACGCCTGCAGAGCGCCGGCGTGGCGGTGACCAGTGATCACTACGAGGACGGTTTTCATGGCTGCATGGTGTTCGCGTACCTGCCGATGATGTCTAGTGTCGGACAGAGGAGCATGAACAACTACATCCACTGGCTGGACCAGAATCTGTAGACAAACTCACCGCTCCAGATCCTCGTCAGCCGGTTGTTCGTGGCACCAAAGATGTACCGGAGCAGAAAGTCTGGTACGTGAGAGCTCCTTGTTAGATCTGCGATGAGGAAACACCTCTTTCATTATTACAAATAGGATCCATGTTAGACACCAGACAGGACAAAATATCAGCTGCTTTATCTGCAAACAGAACCAAGAAATCAAATTTAAAAGCTCATGATATACTTGCTCTTTAttaccctcatagtgttttaaaactttcttgtggcagcaatagaggcagtgatgtttcctttttactgtacgggactctcacaccgcctcaaaacggACTAACAAGTCTGATCGctggttacatgattggccactgcAGGGTGATGTTGGGTTGCGTTTCCCCAAAAGTTGAATTTGCCGCACGCTGCTGCAGTTTTTTTCCGGCTCCTCTCTACAGCCTTCACCGCCGCAGCCTAAATACACTACCCCAATCCAaaagcaaggcccttaaccccaaccgctccagtggagctgctcagtggccagcagatcagactgtggttgtacggggcagcttccaggtatgaatgtggaactgtgtgaatgtgatcagggcgttcctgcaaaagagcctgcctctcagtgaaccttccctgaataaataaaggttaaaggtTTTTGCCCTGTGTACCTGCAGGATTCAAATTTATATCCTCTAGGGGGCAAATCAGAGCCAAATTGTTCCTGTCAGACACCAGGAAACCTTTCTTGAGAACTTCTGCCACAACGTGCATTTAAACAGGCTTTTAAAAGCAAGTATATCAATTCAGTGCAGCCAAACGTCACCGGGTCAAACGGACCACAAAGCATCTTCACTGAGTCCTGAAACCAAAACATTTCTAATCAAAAAGTAACCAATGAAAGTTACAATTATGTGGAAGGCCATGAATCCGATGCGATCTTTTGGAAAATGACAGTGTACTTACGGctcgttattttttttaaaatggcttTAATATGAGGCCCTCAGCTGGAACTCTGGCCTACACTGAGGGGGTGTTATCTGAAGTGGGAAACTAAAAGAGAAAAGTACTGGTACCAAAACAACAAGTCAAGTCGAGCAGAGCCGAACCACACAGTGGAAACACGACATTAGTGGACTGGAGCAGGACAACATCCAAAACTTCTGGGGAGATTAAAAGTGTCAGTTAAAACCAATGTGCTGCGAAGGAAACGCCagtatatttttgtaaaatgaaGAGCCTTGAATATTCTTCCTGATTACTTTTAAAGGTCAAAGTCACTCAGAAGTTCATCTTTTATTCTTTTATGATGCACTGAGACGCTGAAACAGTCTGCTCTGCGTGTgtctgcatgcgtgtgtgcgcggCAAAAGTATGCCAAAATTCACAGCTGTGTATACTCACTGGATTGTGcaatattttatgtttaaacGCCGCTCTCTGTAACTTCACCCTCTGATGAACACTGTACTGCACGGCCAATGcaatgatgatgacgatgatgatgtgAAATGTATACAATATTTACTGTATCACCCTGAGAAAAGAAATCCCAAATGGACCCCCCTACCCCCAAACCAATATAATGAACTGAC is part of the Sander lucioperca isolate FBNREF2018 chromosome 23, SLUC_FBN_1.2, whole genome shotgun sequence genome and encodes:
- the LOC116040030 gene encoding neutral cholesterol ester hydrolase 1, with the translated sequence MRLRLAGAVLLSAAAYYVYLPLPSGVSEPWKLMLLDALFRSFMQASDVAHTLGVCHRVHLLNRIVSWVEEIEARSCTAVHVADSTLGGVPTRVFQPKGGKQLKRGVIYFHGGGWVLGSGRMRSYDLLCRKMAEELDSVIMSVDYRLAPEAVFPDQYHDALAASRAFLSAQVLERYSIDPERVCVSGDSAGGNLAAAVAQELSSDDSLTAKFKVQALIYPVLQALDFYTPSYQQNRAVPILYRPVMARFWLQYLGADMSLEPLLLANNHSSLDQPAISGSTRSKLDWTALLPAERKKHFRPVVKETGSPGVMGKVPQLMDVRAAPLLAEQGVLGRTPKAYVMTCEFDVLRDDGLMYVRRLQSAGVAVTSDHYEDGFHGCMVFAYLPMMSSVGQRSMNNYIHWLDQNL